The following are from one region of the Paenibacillus sp. KS-LC4 genome:
- a CDS encoding DUF5693 family protein: MLQNWLQWNRRAKQWLWIITLIGVMAALPIGYNRMNTESTSKQVEYVFDYRDLIEIAEYSAKPQDFLAQHLIFMKEAGVSTMAVYESSLRELMQAGRLTYYNSKDAAMLQGKLETPGQNFTYILYTGAVEKEQIGPIIRAAFDRIGVVYRDWSFDGRDGLVVELPLQNSLLQPLGFDPMSLERIKAAGFNVLPRLTDRVLPYSQSEAEATLAQLKNYGVTRILFDGDKVKGYTDNAEDKSLRAFAELLNKYQIGVTTIENLKKEQSGMTTLAYLTDYNIVRLYSLSPTDAMKMKPEDIADRFLLAAKDRNIRMFFLNGAPTSSQDKSAVINPLDNLYLSLKGEDGNKGTIQRLADAGFAPGIAKPFDREYPSWVKMLKGIVVIGAIALIALLINAFLPGTLIAVFLLGIIGSGGLYVLSSSVLEQALALGAGISAPTLALIWVMNRIYSRTEGNQRFVGGADWTFRSKDKGKGVVIPLSSAGDAGGKWVFEGLPASRRLGLAFSWFIVVALMSLIAVPYVFGLLNNITYMLVLQQFRGVSLLHLAPIGLVAIYVVFYTGHAPIARIRKMLSTPINVLMVIVGLIVLAAGMYYLSRTGNEGQTLPFERPFREWLEGTFGVRPRNKEFLLAHPLLLVGLFAALRYRAAWLFVIIGSIGQLSMVDTFAHIHTPLHISIIRVFLGLGLGAAVGFILIGVWKLLEGVWSKWSPALKRIFAE; the protein is encoded by the coding sequence GTGCTTCAAAACTGGCTGCAATGGAATCGCAGAGCCAAGCAGTGGCTCTGGATCATTACGCTGATTGGCGTAATGGCGGCACTTCCTATTGGTTATAATCGAATGAATACAGAGTCAACGTCTAAGCAAGTGGAGTATGTGTTTGATTATCGTGACTTGATCGAAATTGCGGAATATTCGGCGAAGCCGCAGGATTTTCTGGCACAGCATCTCATTTTTATGAAAGAAGCCGGCGTATCGACCATGGCCGTCTATGAAAGCTCGCTTCGCGAGCTGATGCAGGCGGGCAGATTGACCTACTATAACTCCAAGGATGCAGCTATGCTTCAAGGCAAGCTGGAGACGCCGGGACAAAATTTCACTTATATTTTGTATACGGGAGCTGTTGAGAAGGAGCAGATTGGGCCGATTATTCGAGCGGCATTTGACCGGATTGGCGTCGTTTATCGGGACTGGTCGTTCGATGGACGCGATGGTCTTGTGGTGGAGCTGCCGCTGCAAAATTCACTGCTTCAACCGCTTGGTTTTGATCCGATGTCTCTGGAAAGGATTAAAGCGGCAGGCTTCAATGTTCTTCCTCGTTTGACTGACCGGGTGCTTCCGTACTCACAGTCAGAAGCAGAGGCTACTCTTGCTCAGTTGAAAAATTACGGCGTTACACGGATTTTGTTCGACGGCGATAAGGTAAAAGGCTACACCGATAATGCCGAGGACAAGAGCTTGCGCGCATTTGCGGAGCTGCTTAACAAATATCAAATCGGTGTAACGACTATCGAGAATTTGAAAAAAGAGCAGTCGGGCATGACTACACTCGCCTACCTGACGGATTATAACATTGTACGTCTTTATTCGTTGTCTCCTACAGATGCGATGAAAATGAAGCCGGAAGATATTGCAGATCGCTTCCTGCTCGCGGCGAAGGATCGCAACATTCGGATGTTTTTCCTAAATGGTGCCCCAACGTCGAGCCAGGATAAATCAGCTGTTATTAATCCACTGGATAACCTCTACCTGTCTCTTAAAGGGGAGGATGGCAACAAAGGCACGATTCAGCGTTTGGCGGATGCCGGATTTGCTCCGGGTATAGCGAAGCCATTTGATCGGGAATATCCGTCATGGGTTAAAATGCTGAAAGGAATCGTGGTTATTGGCGCGATTGCCTTAATTGCACTTTTAATCAATGCTTTTCTGCCAGGGACGCTTATCGCGGTATTCCTGCTCGGTATAATCGGAAGCGGCGGCTTATATGTGCTTAGCAGCTCTGTGCTGGAGCAGGCGCTTGCGCTTGGAGCCGGGATTAGTGCGCCGACGCTTGCGCTCATCTGGGTCATGAACCGGATTTATTCCAGAACCGAAGGAAACCAGCGTTTTGTTGGCGGGGCAGATTGGACGTTCCGCAGCAAAGATAAAGGAAAGGGCGTAGTTATTCCGCTGAGCAGCGCCGGTGATGCTGGCGGCAAGTGGGTATTCGAGGGCTTGCCGGCGAGCCGCCGTCTGGGACTCGCTTTCAGCTGGTTTATTGTAGTAGCGCTCATGTCACTTATTGCAGTCCCTTATGTGTTCGGCTTGCTGAACAATATTACGTATATGCTTGTGCTTCAGCAATTCCGCGGCGTAAGCCTGCTGCATCTTGCGCCGATTGGGCTCGTTGCGATCTATGTAGTGTTTTATACAGGACATGCTCCTATCGCCCGCATTCGCAAAATGCTGTCTACGCCGATTAATGTGCTAATGGTTATCGTTGGTTTAATTGTTTTAGCGGCGGGTATGTATTATTTATCACGTACAGGTAATGAGGGACAGACGCTACCATTTGAGCGTCCTTTCCGCGAATGGCTGGAAGGCACGTTTGGCGTTCGTCCGCGAAATAAAGAGTTTTTGCTGGCACATCCATTGCTGCTGGTGGGATTGTTCGCCGCGCTGCGTTATCGCGCAGCATGGCTGTTCGTTATTATTGGCTCTATTGGCCAGCTTTCAATGGTCGATACATTTGCGCATATCCATACGCCGCTGCATATTTCCATCATCCGCGTATTCCTTGGCCTTGGCCTCGGCGCGGCAGTTGGGTTTATACTCATCGGAGTGTGGAAGCTTCTGGAAGGAGTTTGGTCTAAATGGTCGCCAGCTCTCAAACGCATATTCGCCGAATAG
- a CDS encoding DNA-directed RNA polymerase subunit beta — protein sequence MSTTNERADFADGSLEDEQSEQTSSSRRKGQGSTPEKKKRPLVLRIILWILLRSIVPCIMVIMLIAGLYIGYTVLGKQSGDDVFEWSTWQHVYDLVFSDS from the coding sequence ATGAGTACGACGAATGAACGAGCTGATTTTGCAGATGGCAGTCTGGAAGATGAACAATCAGAACAGACCAGCAGCTCGCGCAGGAAGGGGCAGGGCTCCACTCCAGAGAAGAAGAAACGGCCCCTGGTACTGAGAATCATATTATGGATTTTGCTCCGCAGCATAGTGCCTTGCATCATGGTCATTATGCTGATTGCCGGCCTCTACATCGGCTACACGGTGCTGGGCAAGCAATCGGGGGATGACGTGTTCGAGTGGTCAACCTGGCAGCATGTCTATGATCTTGTATTCTCGGATTCGTAG
- the fabZ gene encoding 3-hydroxyacyl-ACP dehydratase FabZ, protein MLDITQIQEIIPHRPPFLLIDRILEVEPGVRAVGLKNVTMNEPYFVGHFPGYPVMPGVLIVEALAQVGTVAMLMLEVNKGKLGFFAGIDGFRFRGQVKPGDTLTLEVVITRLKGSIGKGRATAKVGDQVVAEGELMFALSDPA, encoded by the coding sequence ATGCTCGATATTACTCAAATTCAGGAAATTATCCCCCATCGCCCGCCATTTCTGCTCATAGACCGTATTTTGGAGGTAGAGCCGGGTGTCAGAGCGGTTGGCCTTAAAAATGTAACGATGAACGAACCTTATTTTGTAGGACATTTTCCAGGCTATCCGGTTATGCCTGGCGTGCTTATCGTTGAGGCGCTGGCCCAAGTCGGCACTGTAGCGATGCTTATGCTGGAGGTTAATAAAGGCAAATTAGGCTTTTTTGCAGGTATTGATGGCTTTCGGTTCCGCGGTCAGGTAAAGCCTGGCGATACACTTACCCTTGAGGTTGTCATAACCAGATTAAAAGGGAGCATCGGCAAAGGACGAGCTACTGCAAAAGTTGGAGACCAAGTTGTTGCTGAAGGCGAGCTTATGTTTGCTCTGTCAGACCCAGCCTAA
- a CDS encoding rod shape-determining protein — protein sequence MLSKDIGIDLGTANVSIHVKGRGVVLDEPSVVAIESDTKKVLAVGEEAHRMVGRTPGNIVAIRPLRDGVIADFEITEIMLKAFINRVEGRKWLSRPRILICAPTNITSVEQKAIREAAERSGAKEVFLEEEAKAAAIGAGMDIFQPSGNMVVDIGGGTTDVAVLSMGDVVTASSIKIAGDKFDAAIMKYIKDKYKLLIGERTSEDIKIKIGKVYDDGQRSEMDIRGRDMVTGLPLTMTIHSEEIQEALWDSVMSIVATAKSVLEKTPPELSADIIDRGVILTGGGALLNGLDTLLAEELKVPVLIAEDPMHCVVKGTGILLDNLDKLGKKPRF from the coding sequence ATGCTGAGCAAGGACATTGGAATTGATTTGGGAACGGCTAACGTATCTATTCATGTAAAAGGGAGAGGCGTTGTGCTCGATGAGCCGTCTGTTGTCGCGATTGAAAGCGACACGAAGAAGGTGCTTGCCGTTGGTGAGGAAGCTCACCGAATGGTGGGTCGTACGCCAGGCAATATTGTTGCAATCCGCCCATTAAGGGATGGGGTTATTGCTGACTTCGAAATAACGGAAATTATGCTGAAAGCATTTATTAATCGGGTGGAAGGGCGCAAGTGGCTGAGCCGTCCGCGCATCTTGATCTGCGCGCCAACGAATATTACATCCGTTGAGCAGAAGGCGATTCGTGAAGCGGCGGAACGCAGCGGAGCCAAGGAAGTATTTTTGGAAGAGGAAGCTAAAGCTGCTGCTATCGGGGCTGGAATGGACATCTTCCAGCCTAGCGGCAACATGGTTGTGGATATTGGCGGAGGCACGACGGACGTAGCTGTCCTGTCCATGGGCGACGTCGTGACCGCTTCTTCTATTAAAATCGCAGGAGATAAGTTCGATGCTGCGATCATGAAGTATATTAAAGATAAGTACAAGCTGTTGATCGGCGAGCGAACAAGCGAGGACATCAAGATCAAAATCGGTAAAGTTTACGACGATGGACAACGTTCAGAAATGGATATCCGTGGACGCGATATGGTAACGGGCCTGCCGCTTACGATGACGATTCATTCGGAAGAGATTCAAGAAGCGCTTTGGGATTCGGTCATGTCGATTGTGGCTACGGCGAAGTCTGTACTGGAGAAAACACCGCCTGAGCTGTCGGCAGATATTATTGACCGGGGCGTTATATTGACCGGTGGCGGTGCACTGCTTAATGGCCTGGATACGCTGCTTGCAGAAGAGCTCAAGGTCCCGGTGCTGATTGCGGAGGATCCGATGCATTGCGTCGTTAAAGGTACTGGTATTCTGCTTGACAACCTGGACAAGCTCGGCAAGAAGCCTCGTTTTTAG
- a CDS encoding flagellar hook-basal body protein yields the protein MLRGLYTAAAGLTAQQRRHDTVTNNISNINTPGYKQTNAVTRSFPDTLLSMTGVQGEPSKSIGRLGMGVFAEESLSLHVQGDLSQTDKPTDFALVSNIAVEGAAFDESGKYVADDGTVTFQPQAFFTLQDAQGDIRYTRGGSFTLTADGFLVNGDGANVLGADGNPIQFAAGIGLEQLSLTKDLRFVNSLTGVDSGVQPLLVTRINEPNQLVRAGDGQFRFNGDTAQAVALQQTDQVEVKQGYVERSNVDAAQSSVDLMAALRAYEANQKVVQFYDQSLEKAVTEVGRV from the coding sequence ATGCTTAGAGGGCTTTATACAGCAGCTGCAGGCTTGACGGCTCAGCAGCGCAGACATGATACCGTAACGAATAATATTTCAAATATAAATACACCGGGCTATAAGCAGACGAATGCGGTCACGCGTTCATTCCCGGATACACTGCTTTCCATGACAGGGGTACAGGGCGAGCCAAGCAAGTCTATCGGCCGTCTCGGCATGGGGGTTTTTGCAGAGGAAAGCTTGTCGCTGCACGTTCAAGGGGACTTGTCCCAGACGGACAAGCCTACTGACTTTGCACTCGTGTCCAACATTGCGGTGGAGGGTGCGGCTTTTGACGAGTCCGGTAAATACGTAGCGGATGACGGTACAGTGACGTTCCAGCCGCAAGCGTTCTTTACGTTGCAGGATGCGCAAGGGGATATTCGTTATACGCGGGGAGGCTCCTTTACGCTGACGGCGGACGGTTTTCTCGTTAACGGAGACGGCGCCAATGTGCTTGGAGCTGATGGGAACCCTATTCAATTCGCAGCAGGCATAGGGCTTGAGCAGCTGTCACTGACGAAGGATTTGCGTTTTGTTAATTCGTTAACTGGTGTGGATAGTGGGGTGCAGCCGCTTCTGGTGACACGGATTAATGAGCCAAACCAACTCGTACGCGCTGGAGACGGCCAGTTCCGTTTTAATGGAGATACAGCACAGGCTGTTGCGCTTCAGCAAACGGATCAGGTAGAGGTGAAGCAAGGCTATGTGGAGCGTTCCAACGTAGATGCGGCACAATCCTCCGTTGATTTAATGGCGGCGCTTCGCGCTTATGAAGCCAATCAGAAGGTTGTACAATTTTACGATCAAAGTCTGGAGAAGGCTGTAACGGAAGTAGGCCGCGTTTAA
- a CDS encoding bacterial surface protein — translation MNLSVNGNQSLREIRRWLAAVLSVMLIATTFSGIASAADETVTSIELSYDSWDYNNSTSSLEVFIEDDAVIVSLLAATSSSSTKKDVSASATWKSSNTSYVKVDKGVLTAVGKGTATISATYGGYTENIKVTSNYVYDSVQILKNGSNAAESYDVNLGAEQVFTLSGIKSGSSNENITTNATWTSSNSSVATVDDGTVTLVGAGTTTITAKYKGKSDTVKLVVTSPYTSLALSPKTILEIDMGSDDQKIDAIATTTSGSTETVTAKATWTTSSAAVATVKDGVVTPVATGQTKITATYLGVSSTIDVVVRTPYQSIKLSPAKEYQMMLNSPGLQITAEVQELSGNDENVTTQAEWTSSNLLVATVTNGLVTPKAVGTTKVTASIKGISRSIDITVFPSVNELTIDKESIDTFPEKSETLPKVSGTTFGGDTADVSKIVTWTVANEKIATIKDGKWTAGAVGKTIITAELNGLKTTFELNVHLTPVKLVPSTKELSVVIGKDSALPTITVVNQDGSEEDVSSKATWKASSDNAIVVNGKVKGIESSKVTLTATYLTKTTTVKAYVEEEIEKLEAEPSRLELFPGKSKSVKVTGYYVSGKKVVLSSKMNWTVSSSTLATVTGSTVKALAVGSGKLTGSYQGKTLEIPITVSPKLKSLTLSDKSLKLSPGTSYSLKLQANYTTGNPVDVTTSAAWVTNKASVATVSNGKIIALSKGSATIKATFDGKTVSMRVTVK, via the coding sequence GTGAATTTAAGTGTAAACGGAAACCAGTCGCTCAGAGAAATCAGGAGATGGCTCGCCGCCGTTCTATCTGTCATGCTCATCGCTACCACATTCAGCGGCATCGCAAGTGCTGCAGACGAAACTGTAACAAGCATTGAACTAAGCTATGATTCTTGGGATTACAATAACAGCACTTCATCATTGGAAGTATTCATTGAGGATGATGCCGTTATTGTTTCCTTGCTGGCTGCCACTTCAAGCTCTTCTACCAAGAAGGACGTTAGCGCCTCCGCTACTTGGAAGTCGTCCAACACCTCCTACGTCAAAGTGGACAAGGGCGTCCTGACGGCTGTAGGAAAAGGAACGGCTACGATTAGCGCTACTTATGGCGGATACACCGAAAATATTAAAGTTACATCCAATTACGTATATGATTCTGTACAAATTTTGAAAAACGGCAGCAACGCCGCAGAAAGCTACGATGTAAATCTTGGAGCAGAGCAAGTGTTTACACTAAGCGGTATTAAAAGCGGCTCATCTAATGAGAACATTACTACTAACGCAACATGGACATCCTCCAACTCCTCTGTCGCTACAGTTGATGACGGCACAGTTACGCTTGTAGGCGCAGGGACAACAACGATTACAGCAAAATACAAAGGAAAGTCCGACACTGTAAAGCTCGTCGTAACTTCCCCTTATACATCACTGGCTTTGTCGCCAAAGACAATACTTGAAATTGATATGGGCAGCGATGATCAGAAGATCGATGCCATAGCTACAACTACTAGCGGATCGACAGAAACCGTAACGGCGAAAGCAACTTGGACAACTAGCAGCGCTGCTGTTGCAACCGTCAAGGATGGTGTTGTAACTCCAGTTGCAACTGGTCAAACTAAAATTACCGCAACTTATTTGGGAGTAAGCTCGACTATTGATGTTGTCGTTCGCACACCCTACCAATCAATCAAGCTGTCGCCAGCCAAGGAATATCAAATGATGCTAAACAGCCCTGGCTTGCAAATTACGGCTGAAGTTCAGGAGCTTTCCGGCAATGACGAGAACGTTACTACGCAAGCGGAATGGACGTCCTCCAATTTGCTGGTCGCAACAGTAACGAATGGCCTTGTTACACCTAAGGCAGTTGGAACAACTAAAGTAACTGCATCCATTAAAGGCATCAGCCGCAGCATCGACATTACCGTTTTCCCAAGCGTCAATGAGCTGACAATAGATAAAGAATCTATCGACACCTTCCCTGAGAAAAGCGAGACGCTGCCTAAGGTCAGCGGCACTACCTTCGGAGGGGATACAGCAGATGTTTCCAAAATCGTAACATGGACCGTTGCCAACGAAAAAATTGCTACTATTAAAGATGGCAAATGGACAGCAGGAGCTGTCGGCAAAACGATTATAACAGCTGAGCTCAATGGACTGAAAACGACATTCGAGCTAAATGTGCACCTTACGCCTGTGAAGCTTGTCCCAAGCACAAAAGAGCTTAGCGTAGTAATCGGCAAAGATTCGGCGTTGCCTACGATTACCGTTGTGAATCAGGATGGATCGGAAGAGGATGTTTCATCAAAAGCAACGTGGAAAGCGTCCTCGGACAATGCGATTGTCGTTAATGGCAAGGTAAAAGGGATTGAATCCTCTAAAGTGACGTTGACGGCAACCTATTTAACTAAAACGACTACCGTAAAAGCTTATGTTGAAGAAGAAATCGAGAAGCTCGAAGCAGAACCATCCCGTCTGGAGCTTTTCCCAGGCAAGAGCAAGTCGGTAAAGGTAACAGGCTACTATGTGAGCGGCAAGAAGGTCGTTTTGAGCTCTAAAATGAACTGGACTGTTTCTTCCAGCACTCTGGCCACTGTTACTGGAAGCACCGTTAAAGCGCTGGCAGTAGGCAGCGGTAAATTGACTGGCTCTTATCAAGGAAAAACGCTGGAAATTCCGATTACTGTATCGCCTAAGCTTAAATCTTTGACCTTGTCGGATAAGTCGCTTAAACTAAGCCCAGGCACCTCTTATTCGCTTAAGCTTCAGGCCAACTATACGACTGGCAATCCAGTAGACGTAACAACGAGCGCAGCTTGGGTAACAAACAAAGCGAGCGTAGCCACTGTATCGAATGGCAAAATTATTGCTTTGAGCAAAGGTTCAGCTACTATTAAAGCTACCTTTGACGGAAAGACAGTATCCATGCGTGTAACTGTAAAATAA
- a CDS encoding flagellar hook-basal body protein has product MNGSMINAVVSMSGLQQKLDMIADNIANVNTVGYKRKEATFEDLLTNVSKQPNDFKQPGRMTPLDFNQGWGSQLTMIKPNLEQGTIAKTGKETDFAIEGNALFEVIVNANGDRAYTRNGAFQLTVNANGDNILATAEGYPIVSTVVTQPGNVVVEQPITVPDGYKLVIGANGSAQGVAADGTTINLGTIKLMQATRPSALTQLDDNLFSVAEGLNVGDVIQGVTPDADNAIALRQGSLEQSNVDMSSEMTELINVQRAYQLVARALTSSDSMMGLANGLRR; this is encoded by the coding sequence ATGAACGGCTCAATGATTAATGCAGTAGTCTCGATGAGTGGACTCCAACAGAAGCTTGATATGATCGCTGATAATATCGCCAACGTGAATACAGTAGGTTATAAGCGGAAGGAAGCAACGTTTGAGGATTTGTTGACGAATGTCAGCAAGCAGCCAAATGATTTTAAACAGCCAGGTCGTATGACGCCGCTTGATTTCAACCAAGGCTGGGGCTCCCAGTTGACGATGATTAAGCCAAATTTAGAGCAAGGAACGATTGCCAAAACAGGCAAGGAGACGGACTTTGCGATTGAAGGAAATGCATTGTTTGAGGTCATTGTGAACGCTAATGGCGACCGCGCCTATACGCGCAACGGTGCGTTTCAGTTGACGGTTAATGCAAACGGTGATAACATTTTGGCAACGGCTGAAGGCTATCCTATCGTTTCGACAGTGGTGACCCAGCCAGGCAATGTAGTAGTTGAGCAGCCGATAACTGTTCCAGATGGCTATAAGCTGGTTATCGGTGCTAATGGCAGCGCACAAGGTGTTGCTGCTGACGGTACGACTATTAATTTAGGCACAATTAAATTGATGCAAGCAACCCGGCCTTCTGCTCTTACTCAGCTGGATGACAATTTGTTCTCCGTAGCTGAAGGACTGAATGTGGGTGATGTAATCCAAGGGGTTACTCCTGACGCGGATAATGCGATCGCGCTGCGCCAAGGCTCTCTTGAGCAATCCAATGTGGATATGAGCAGCGAGATGACTGAGCTGATTAATGTCCAACGTGCTTACCAGCTGGTAGCTAGGGCATTAACATCAAGCGATTCGATGATGGGATTGGCGAACGGCTTGCGCAGATAG
- a CDS encoding phospho-sugar mutase, with translation MSQNEVAIQRYKAWLNDPLIDEATKEELRSIAGDEKEITDRFYRDLEFGTGGLRGVMGAGTNRLNAYTVGKATQGLANWLLGHAAGDAPSMVIAHDSRNNSPEFALDSALVLAANGVKTYLFKSLRATPQLSYAVRSLKASSGIVITASHNPPEYNGYKAYGADGCQLIPEDAEQVIASIQQVTGFDQVKRLSREEAEEQGLLVWLGEDADESYINTVVGQSLNAELIRSGVGEQFSVVFTPLHGTGNMPVRKVLAKVGFSNVHIVAEQEQPDGYFSTVKSPNPEEREAFTLAIKLAQQVNADIIIGTDPDADRMGAVVKNNNGEYVVLTGNQSGALMVNYVLDQLKERGQLPDNGVVIKTIVTSEMGADIARSYGVAVENTLTGFKYIGEKMTSYEKTGERSFLFGYEESYGYLTGTYARDKDAIVAAMLICEAAAYYRSLGKTLYDVLLELYEKHGVYLEGLESRTLKGLDGVQKIAGIMDSWRNQPPVDINGVKVEQVLDYKLGLDGLRPENVLKYMLADGSWFCLRPSGTEPKIKVYFAVRGESTSQAEAALNALRQAVMARVDG, from the coding sequence ATGAGTCAAAATGAAGTGGCAATTCAGCGTTACAAGGCATGGTTAAACGATCCATTGATTGATGAGGCGACGAAAGAGGAGCTTCGCAGCATCGCGGGCGATGAGAAGGAGATTACAGACCGTTTCTACCGCGATCTGGAATTCGGAACGGGCGGTCTGCGCGGAGTTATGGGCGCTGGCACGAATCGTCTTAATGCTTATACTGTCGGCAAAGCGACACAGGGGCTGGCGAACTGGCTGCTGGGTCATGCTGCGGGCGATGCTCCCTCAATGGTTATCGCTCACGACTCGCGCAACAATTCACCGGAATTTGCGCTCGATTCAGCGCTTGTGCTGGCGGCTAACGGCGTGAAAACGTATTTGTTCAAGTCGTTGCGCGCAACGCCACAGCTGTCGTATGCGGTGCGCTCGCTTAAAGCTTCGAGCGGTATTGTCATTACGGCGAGTCACAACCCGCCAGAATATAATGGCTATAAGGCGTATGGCGCTGACGGCTGTCAGCTCATTCCTGAGGATGCGGAGCAGGTTATTGCGTCCATTCAGCAGGTGACGGGTTTTGATCAGGTGAAGCGTCTGAGCCGTGAAGAAGCAGAGGAGCAAGGCTTGCTCGTATGGCTGGGCGAGGATGCTGACGAATCCTACATTAATACGGTGGTTGGGCAAAGCTTGAATGCAGAGCTTATTCGCAGCGGCGTAGGCGAGCAGTTCAGCGTAGTATTCACTCCGCTTCATGGAACAGGCAATATGCCCGTTCGCAAGGTGCTTGCGAAAGTCGGATTCAGCAATGTACATATTGTCGCTGAACAGGAGCAACCGGATGGCTACTTCAGCACTGTGAAATCTCCTAACCCGGAGGAACGCGAGGCGTTTACGCTGGCAATCAAGCTGGCGCAGCAGGTAAATGCCGATATTATTATCGGAACTGATCCAGATGCCGACCGTATGGGCGCCGTTGTAAAAAATAATAACGGTGAATATGTTGTGCTGACAGGCAATCAATCAGGTGCTTTGATGGTGAATTATGTGCTCGACCAGCTCAAGGAGCGTGGACAATTGCCGGATAACGGCGTTGTGATTAAAACCATTGTTACGAGCGAGATGGGTGCGGATATTGCTCGTTCTTACGGCGTAGCTGTTGAAAACACGCTTACTGGCTTTAAATATATCGGCGAGAAAATGACCAGCTATGAAAAAACAGGCGAGCGCTCCTTCCTTTTCGGCTATGAGGAAAGCTATGGTTATTTGACTGGAACTTACGCGAGGGATAAGGATGCTATCGTAGCGGCTATGCTGATTTGTGAAGCGGCAGCATATTATAGAAGCTTAGGTAAGACACTATATGATGTATTGCTTGAGCTGTATGAGAAGCACGGCGTTTATTTGGAAGGTTTGGAGTCGCGGACACTGAAGGGTCTTGACGGCGTGCAAAAAATTGCTGGCATTATGGACAGCTGGCGCAATCAGCCGCCCGTTGATATTAACGGCGTGAAGGTAGAGCAGGTGCTTGATTATAAGCTGGGTCTGGATGGTCTCCGCCCGGAAAACGTGCTGAAATATATGCTGGCTGATGGCTCATGGTTCTGTCTTCGTCCATCGGGTACTGAGCCGAAGATTAAAGTTTATTTTGCAGTTCGCGGTGAATCGACCTCGCAAGCTGAAGCAGCGTTGAATGCTTTGCGTCAGGCGGTTATGGCAAGAGTAGACGGATAG
- the csaB gene encoding polysaccharide pyruvyl transferase CsaB, with amino-acid sequence MVASSQTHIRRIAISGYYGCHNSGDEAVLRSILLALAEQSKAHGLEVQPVVLSGDPAWTKAMYGVEAVHRMRPADVWGALRSCDGLISGGGSLLQDATGTKTIPYYTGIVKLAQLLGKPTFIYSQGIGPVNRRWMDPMIRHIMRRSAYVSVRDEQSAALLGRMGVPHDRIEVVPDPVMGLPLPLGAAAAGAPGGGATAAAAPSGAGTAQAGSEAMPVVGVSLRRWREDGADLARAVDALIALTRRRPVRLRFLPFHTPDDVETSKQVMERLQGRLASGSIAELASPGDDPQQMLLEVSHCALLFGMRLHALIYAANQMVPMLGLSYDPKIDQFLKRIHLQPIGSTELLDAEAFADEAERMLENGDSWRRSHQEAISKLKQQAQQPAEQIMKLLLHPISR; translated from the coding sequence ATGGTCGCCAGCTCTCAAACGCATATTCGCCGAATAGCGATTTCTGGCTATTACGGCTGTCACAATAGCGGCGACGAGGCGGTGCTGCGCTCGATTTTGCTGGCGCTTGCCGAGCAGAGCAAGGCTCATGGGCTTGAGGTGCAGCCAGTCGTGCTGTCGGGCGACCCGGCCTGGACGAAGGCGATGTACGGCGTAGAGGCCGTGCATCGGATGCGCCCCGCGGATGTGTGGGGCGCGCTGCGCAGCTGCGATGGGCTGATCAGCGGCGGCGGAAGCCTGCTGCAGGATGCTACAGGCACGAAGACGATTCCGTATTATACCGGAATCGTGAAGCTTGCCCAATTGCTGGGCAAGCCGACGTTCATTTATTCGCAGGGCATCGGGCCGGTGAACCGCCGATGGATGGACCCGATGATCCGCCATATTATGCGGCGGAGCGCGTATGTTTCAGTGCGGGACGAGCAATCCGCCGCTTTGCTGGGGCGGATGGGCGTGCCGCATGACCGGATCGAGGTTGTACCCGATCCGGTTATGGGCTTGCCGCTGCCGCTAGGCGCAGCGGCGGCCGGGGCGCCAGGCGGCGGGGCAACCGCGGCGGCTGCGCCTAGCGGTGCGGGGACCGCGCAGGCCGGCAGCGAAGCGATGCCGGTCGTCGGCGTGTCCCTGCGCCGCTGGCGCGAAGACGGCGCGGATCTTGCGCGCGCCGTCGATGCGCTAATCGCGCTGACGCGCCGCCGCCCAGTGCGGCTGCGGTTTCTCCCGTTCCATACCCCAGATGATGTGGAAACATCGAAGCAGGTCATGGAACGATTGCAAGGGAGGCTCGCCAGCGGAAGCATCGCTGAGCTGGCGTCGCCGGGCGACGACCCGCAGCAAATGCTGCTGGAAGTGAGTCATTGCGCTCTATTATTCGGGATGCGTCTGCATGCATTAATTTATGCGGCAAACCAGATGGTGCCCATGCTTGGTTTATCCTATGATCCCAAAATTGATCAATTTCTGAAAAGAATCCATTTGCAGCCGATTGGCTCAACGGAGCTGCTCGATGCAGAAGCTTTCGCCGATGAGGCGGAGCGGATGCTTGAAAATGGCGACAGCTGGCGCAGATCTCATCAGGAAGCGATTTCGAAGTTGAAGCAACAAGCGCAGCAGCCTGCTGAGCAAATTATGAAGCTGCTGCTCCATCCCATATCGAGGTGA